From the genome of Chitinophagaceae bacterium, one region includes:
- a CDS encoding T9SS type A sorting domain-containing protein has translation MINSILLSTIAIEDFTLGSTEIDDLLEIASQCPFTGGPAVYEARELLFLSGDATTFDDAELCDTSSSPKYSNETDLHFSLYPNPAATFINIMCPETFQVNTFIIIEDLSGRRLKREQLTAELNVKQISIENLSAGLYLVKIERNDVDLFNQKLVLLR, from the coding sequence TTGATAAATAGTATACTTCTATCCACTATCGCTATTGAAGACTTTACGTTAGGTAGTACCGAGATTGATGATCTTTTAGAAATAGCTTCACAATGTCCCTTTACGGGTGGTCCAGCTGTCTATGAAGCCAGGGAACTTCTATTTTTATCCGGAGATGCTACCACTTTTGATGATGCAGAATTGTGCGATACTTCCAGTAGTCCTAAATATTCAAATGAGACTGATTTACACTTTAGCCTTTATCCCAATCCAGCAGCAACATTTATTAATATCATGTGTCCCGAAACATTTCAGGTTAATACTTTTATAATCATTGAGGATCTTTCTGGCAGAAGATTAAAGCGGGAACAGTTAACTGCCGAATTGAATGTAAAACAGATCAGCATTGAAAATTTATCAGCAGGTTTATATTTAGTAAAAATTGAGAGAAATGATGTGGATTTATTCAATCAAAAATTGGTGCTCTTAAGATGA